Sequence from the Pseudomonas sp. LS.1a genome:
TGCGCTTGGCATCTTCAGGGTTCGGCGTGTCCAGCGTGCCATGGAACGACACCGCCGCACGCAGATCGGCACCGGTACGGGCCAACTCCAGGGCGCAGCAGCCACCAAAGCAGAAGCCAAACGTGCCCACCTTGCCCGGCTCCAGCAGCGCCTTCGACTGCCCCAACAGTTGCGCCAGGGCTTCCTGCATGCGCTTGCGCAATTCGCCCCGGTCGTTCTTCAACGGCATCATCGCCGCGCCAGCTTCGTCGGCATTGGACGGGCGCACCGATTGCCCATACAGGTCGGCAATCAGCACCACATAACCCTTCTCGGCCACTTCCTTGGCAATGCGCTCTGCCCCTTCGCCAATACCCATCCAGTTCGGTGCCATCACCAGGCCTGGGCGGCCCAGCGCCCCTGGCTCATGGACCAGACGGCTTTCGTAGGTCTTGCCGGACAGGTGATAAACCAGCGATTCGACGATTACTTTGCTCATCAAGCACTCCTTTGGCACTCGTCATGAAAAAGGCAGTCATGAAAAAGCCCGCCGAAGCGGGCTTTCCTATGCATCAACTCAAGCAGACAGCTCGACCAGCAGCTTGTTCAGGCGACGAACGTAAGCCGCCGGGTCCTTCAGGCTGTCACCGGCCGCCAGGGCCGCCTGATCGAACAGGATGTGCGACAGTTCGGCGAAGCGGTCTTCGCTCTGCTCGTTGTCCAGCTTCTCGATCAGCGGGTGGGTCGGGTTGAACTCGAAGATCGGCTTGGACTCCGGTACCTTCTGCCCGCTGGCTTCGAGGATCTGGCGCATCTGCAGGCCGAGGTCCTGCTCACCGATGGCCAGGATCGCCGGCGAGTCGGTCAGGCGGTGCGACACGCGCACTTCGGCCACGCTGTCACCCAGCGCGCCTTTCAGGCGCTCGACCAGGCCTTCCTTGTCTTTGGCGACTTCTTCCTGGGCCTTCTTGTCTTCTTCCGAATCCAGCTTGCCCAGGTCCAGGTCGCCACGGGCGACGTCGACGAAGGCCTTGCCGTCAAACTCGTTGAGGTAGCTCATCAGCCACTCGTCGATACGGTCGGTCAGCAGCAGCACTTCGATGCCTTTCTTGCGGAAGACTTCCAGGTGCGGGCTGTTCTTGACCTGCGCGTACGACTCGCCGGTGAGGTAGTAGATCTTGTCCTGACCTTCCTTGGCGCGGGCCAGGTAGTCGGCCAGCGCGACGCTCTGCTCGCCGCTGTCGTCCTGGGTGGAGGCGAAGCGCAGCAGGCCGGCGATCTTTTCCTTGTTGGCGAAGTCTTCGGCCGGGCCTTCCTTCAGCACCTGGCCGAAGTTCTTCCAGAAGCCCTTGTACTGCTCGGGCTCGTTCTTCGCCAGTTTCTCCAGCATGTCCAGCACGCGCTTGGTCAGCGCGGTCTTCATCGAATCGATGATCGGGTCTTTCTGCAGGATTTCACGCGACACGTTCAGCGACAGGTCGTTGGAATCGACCACACCCTTGATGAAGCGCAGGTACAGCGGCAGGAACGACTCGGCCTGGTCCATGATGAACACGCGCTGCACGTACAGCTTCAGGCCGCGTGGCGCTTCGCGCTGGTACAGGTCGAACGGCGCGCGGGCCGGCACGTACAGTAGCGAGTTGTATTCGAGCTTGCCTTCGACCTTGTTGTGGCTCCAGGTCAGCGGGTTTTCGAAATCATGGCCGATGTGCTTGTAGAACTCCTGGTACTCCTCGTCCTTGATCTCGGTACGCGGACGGGTCCACAGGGCGCTGGCGCGGTTGACGGTTTCCCACTCTTCGGCCGGCTGTTCTTCGCCTTCGGCGGCTGCTTGCTCCTTTGGCAGCTGGATCGGCATGGCGATGTGGTCGGAATACTTCTTGACCACGTTGCGCAGGCGCCAGCCATCGGCAAACTCCTGTTCGTCCTTCTTCAGGTGCAGAACGATGCGGGTACCG
This genomic interval carries:
- a CDS encoding dienelactone hydrolase family protein gives rise to the protein MSKVIVESLVYHLSGKTYESRLVHEPGALGRPGLVMAPNWMGIGEGAERIAKEVAEKGYVVLIADLYGQSVRPSNADEAGAAMMPLKNDRGELRKRMQEALAQLLGQSKALLEPGKVGTFGFCFGGCCALELARTGADLRAAVSFHGTLDTPNPEDAKRIKGSVLVLHGASDPLVPKEQLPAFEAEMNAAKVDWQLLSYGGAVHSFTDPSANVPGKMQYDRRTSERAFRSMHNLLTEVFQR
- the htpG gene encoding molecular chaperone HtpG, which produces MSVETQKETLGFQTEVKQLLHLMIHSLYSNKEIFLRELISNASDAADKLRFEALAKPELFEGDADLKIRLSFDKDAGTVTLEDNGIGMSREDVIAHLGTIAKSGTADFMKNLTGDQKKDSHLIGQFGVGFYSAFIVADKVDVYSRRAGQPAAEGVHWSSKGEGEFEVATIDKPQRGTRIVLHLKKDEQEFADGWRLRNVVKKYSDHIAMPIQLPKEQAAAEGEEQPAEEWETVNRASALWTRPRTEIKDEEYQEFYKHIGHDFENPLTWSHNKVEGKLEYNSLLYVPARAPFDLYQREAPRGLKLYVQRVFIMDQAESFLPLYLRFIKGVVDSNDLSLNVSREILQKDPIIDSMKTALTKRVLDMLEKLAKNEPEQYKGFWKNFGQVLKEGPAEDFANKEKIAGLLRFASTQDDSGEQSVALADYLARAKEGQDKIYYLTGESYAQVKNSPHLEVFRKKGIEVLLLTDRIDEWLMSYLNEFDGKAFVDVARGDLDLGKLDSEEDKKAQEEVAKDKEGLVERLKGALGDSVAEVRVSHRLTDSPAILAIGEQDLGLQMRQILEASGQKVPESKPIFEFNPTHPLIEKLDNEQSEDRFAELSHILFDQAALAAGDSLKDPAAYVRRLNKLLVELSA